ATTTGTAAATTTTAAAGATCCCTGCAATCCTTCTTTTAAAGGGATTTTGCGTTATAAATAGATGAGCTGGGTCTTGATAACTTTCCTTCCGAGACTTTCCAGTACACTTTTATAAGTTTCAATTTGACGGTCATTTTTTTCAGTGACTTCTCCGGTTTTAAAATCTACAATGATATAATCTTCACCATTTTTCAAAATCCTGTCCGGGCGGTAAATTCTGCTTTCCCCTCTTTCGGAGATCATGATATCTTTCTCGTTGATTACTTCCCATCTTTCGTCAAAGAATTCAGCATGAGTTGTAACGATTTCCTGAAGCGTTTCCTCAATTTCATTCTTTTCAGTTACTGTGATTTGCCCTTCAAGAAGGTAGCTTTCCAATACTTTCTGAATATCTTTTTTAGTATTGATCTTAGATAACAGTTCGTGAACGAAAAGTCCTATCCTCACTTTCTCATTGCGAACCTGATAGTTCTTGGATGGTGTCGCAATTTTTACAGATGTATTTTTTTCGTTGATATTTTTGAGATTCCTGATATCTTTTGTCCTGAAAGATGAGGTTTTGGCTTTAGAGTTTTTTTTGAGCATTTCAGGATGTACCTCATAAAGATCAAATTCATCGGACTGTTCTGTATTTTTACCTTGAATAAATTCCAGGATTTCGAGATTATTTGAAGTTTTATTTTGTTTCTGAATATAGAAAAACAGCTGTTCTACAGGACGTGTAGTGGCTACGTACTGAAGACACAACCTGTCTATCAGATTTTTATAGGAATTCTTCTTATTGAATTTTTCAATTTCTTCATCATAGACTTCCAGGCTTTTGCTAAACTGATTGATATTAACAGATTTCAAAGCTTCATTGCTGTTGGTTTCAAACCAGTTGGAAAATTCAGCATCACGGTTTTTATTCATCATAGGAATAAAAACAACCGGAAACTCAAGTCCTTTGGCTTTATGAATCGTCATGATCTGGATAGCATCAATATTTTCTGAGGCTTGAATGGTATATGTGGAGGCTTCTTCATCCCAGTATTTTAAAAATTCTTTAGTGCTCGCTCCTGCATTTTGAGTAAAGTTAAAGAGCATTTCAAGAAAGTTTAACAGGAAGTCGGTTTCTTTATTATCAAAAGAAAACTCATTAATATAGTACTCTACAAAATTGTATAAATTAAATCGGGGGAAGTGATCTTGTTTTAGTCGTAAAGCATATTTGTTTTGGATAAACTGGAGGATGTCATCGTGGGATTCAATATCCAGAATTTCTTTCATACTCAGGGTAAAATCCGGCATATTTACTTTTCCCAATTTATTCAGATAATACATCATCATGATTAAATTGGTTTTGTTTTTAGGATTGGTTTCCCATTTTAAGAACTCAATGACAGCCTTAATGGTATTTGAGAGTTCTAGCGTCAGTCCTTTATCTGATATGGTTTTAATATTGGTTTCTTCTCCTTTATACCTCACTTTCAGGTTCCCTAGCTTCTGTGAATAGCTGAAAATATCAAAATTGCCACGACATAGAATAGTAATATCTGCAAACCTGAATCCGTTGTCAAGACAATCCTGAATGTCTTTCTGCATTCTTTCGGAAGTGTCATTGTAGAAATCCTCATTGGTGAGATTTTCAATAAGATTTACTTTGACCCTTCCATCAATTTCTGATTTAGGATTTTGTTCGGCATCCGTCCCAAATATATTCTTATGTTCCTCTTCAAGATTTAAGGCATGAAATTGATACAGTTCATTATTGAATCGAACAATATTTTTTGCACTTCGCCAATTATCTTTTAATACAAGAAGTTCGGCTTGTTTGGGAGAAATTTCTTTTTTGTTGATAATGTCCAGCATGAGCTTGCTCTCACCACCCCTAAATCTGTAAATACTTTGTTTGGGATCACCTACCAATGTAAATGTTGTATTCTCTGTCGAGACACTATGGTCTCTTAATGGGACGAAATTTTGCCATTGTAATTCCGAAGTATCCTGAAATTCATCAAAAAAATAGTGCTGAAACTGGGAGCCTACTTTTTCATAAATAAAAGCCGAAGGTTCATTTTTCAGGTTTTCATTGATGAGGATATTAAATTTAGAAAGGAGAACAAGATCATTTTCCTCTTCAATTTTTTTTAATTCATCCTGAATGTCCTTGTTTACTTTTAAAGGAAGTAATGCAGATAATATTTTCTCCTTTTTCTGTGTTTCAATATAAAGAAGAATAAGCTGCATTCTGTTTTCTAATAATTCATCAAGAGTTTCTAGAATTTCAGGCTCTTTACTTTTTGATTTTGAGGCGGCTCCTTTTCTGTAATTATTAACCACAGAGTCTTCCTGAGTTGTTGGAAAAGGAAAACCAGGTCTCTTCTGATGGTAAAAATCCAGAACTTTAGTAAAAAATCCTCCAATACCGTTTTTACCTTGTGCAAAGTCCTCAACATCGATATTTCTTGATTTAAAAAGATCAATAGATTTCGTAGCGATTTCAACAGCTCTTTTCTTATTAAATACAATCTCTTTCCGGATAGTATTCTTTATATTTTCATAATTGGAATCGTCAAAATTGGTATTGCTTTTCAGCTGTTCATAGTGAATATCTTTTACAAACTCTTTTGCAGAGTCATAAAGGTTCTTGTTAAGATTGATTCGCTCGTTATTTTCCAGACTGTAATCCACATAATCCATGAAAGAATTTGATATTGCATCATTCTCACCGATCTGATCAAGCATTTTGTCTACAGCTTCAATGAGGAAAGGCTCTGCTTCAATCTCGAGATTAAAATTTTTAGCTAACCCTAATTCGTAAGAAAAACTTCTTACCAGGCGGGAATTAAAACGATCGATTGTACCAATATTTAAGGTAGAATAATTATGAAGAATATAATCCAGTAATTTTTTAGACCGGATGTGCAATTCATCAATGGTTATCTTTAAACCTTCTTCTTCAAAAACTTTCTGAATGTTTTTTAAATCATTATTGTCAGCGAAGTTGCTTGCAGAAAAGGCTCCCAACCAGGATAAAATTCTTTCCTTCATCTCATTGGCCGCTTTGTTGGTGAACGTTAATGCCAGAATATTTCTGATGGCATGCTGCTGATTAGGATAACGAAGACAGATCATCAGGAGCCTCTGAACCAGCGCATAGGTCTTTCCGGAACCGGCGGAAGCATTGATTACTGTATAAGAATTTTGCATTTTTTGAGATGAATTGAAGATGCAAGTTAGCTAAAATTTAAATGAAATTTTAACAATTGAAAATGGTGCTTTAACAAAATCAGAATGGAAAATCAAAAAAAATGCTAAAACGCGTTAACTGTGGTTAAACTTGTGGAAAACATTAAAAATAAGTTTAGATTTGTTTTATAAAAAAACTTTCCGTGAAATTAAAACTACTTTTTCTTTTATCACTTATTTTCTTCATTCAAAAAATAAAGGCACAGGATTATCTTTTCGGAAAAATAACTTCAGAAGAGCATATAGAAATGCCTGATGTTACTGTAATCAACATAAGAACTGATGAACGTGTAACCACTAATGCTGATGGACATTTTATGATCTCGGGCAGGGAAGGAGATGAACTTCGATTTATAAAAAGCGGTTACGAAAGGATGAACAGGAGAATTACAAAAGACAATATTTCAGCTCCTTTAAGCATAACGTTAATCCGGCAGACTACTCTTATTGAAGAGGTCGAAGTAAAGAAGGGACTCACAGGCGACCTGAAAGTAGATTCTAAAAACCTGAACAGACCCAGAAAAGTAGAAAAGTTAACCCAAGATATTGACAAATACATTGCCCAAAAATCTGATCCGAGAATCCTGGCGGCAAAAGCAGGAGAGTTTGTCCAGCCAAAAGGACAAGGGTTTTCAATCGGGAAAGTGAAAGATAAGTGGGACGATGTGGATCTCATGCGTTACTTGCGTGAAAGCCTCGGAGATCAGTATTTTATAGATTTAAAAATAGATAAATCTTTAATCGAGCATTTCATTTATTATGTCTTAAGATCAGGTTTTGAGAGGAGACAGATCCTTAAATACGGTTTTTGCAGTGATGCAGACCTGATGAGATTTCAAAGAGCTGTACTGGCTAGAATTTCCTCATATCGCGCTCCTCAAACCCAGAGATAATCTATGAATGTTTTATGATTAAAAATACTTTGTATATCGTACCGTGCTTTGCTTTTGCCCATTTTTATTCGCAACAAAAGATTTCAGGCAGAGTAGCGGATGAGAATAATAATGCTCTGGCGTCTGTTCTTATCTACAATATTTCCAACAACACAAAAACTCAAAGTGATTCTTCCGGTCAATTTATAATTGAAGCTAAGGAAAACGAAGAGATCCGCTTTTTAAAGCAAGATTATTACCGTGTTGATAAGAAGATCAATAAGGAGAATATAAATTTACCATTAGATATTAAACTCCTCAAGATTGAAACTCTAATTCCGGAAGTTGAAATTCCTTATAAACCCACAGGTAATCTGGAAAAAGATAGCAAACATTATGATCAGGCAAGGAAGACCCTTGTATTGAAATCTGAAATGGATGCCTATATGAGAAGCCCTTTGAAAGAGCCATTACCCGAGAACAAAATTCCTAAAACCTTTAGTGGACATGATTTTAATGTAGGACAGGTCGATATGGTCAAATTGTTTCTCACGGGTATAGGTCTTGTAAAAAAAGCAAGCCAACCCAAAGTTACCAAACCTGATTATTATGAAACCCAAAATTTCATTAACAGGCTTAAACTGGAGATCAATTTAGATTTTCTTGTAGAAAAGGGAATGAATGAAGAGCAGATAGATGAATTTCTGGTATATGCTAACGATAAAAGGTATCTTGCAAAAAAATACAGGAAAACTTTTAATAAAAGCGTGATCGAATCAGAACTAAGAATTGCTTTCATAGAATACGACAAGACCCACGTAATTAAAAATTAATAGTGCAATAAAACAATCATAATTAAATGAAAAATATAATTTTATTTATTGTTTTGTTTATATATGGAATTGCCTATTCGCAACAGATCGTTACGGGGAAAATAACAGATGATAATGACATTAATCTTGGATCTGTTACGGTCATCAACCTTTCAACAGATAAGAAAGTCTATAGTAATTCTTCGGGCGAGTTTTCTATTGAAGCTTCAAAAAATGATGAATTAAGGTTTGTAAGACCTGGATATGAAAGGATTTCTAAAAGAGTTTTTGCAGATGGTGTTGATTCTCAACTTTTCATAACAATGATAAAAATTCCTGAAGAAATAGAGGAAGTAGAGGTAAAGAAATTATCCGGGGACCTGGCTAAGGATTCAAGAAGTGTTGCTAAAGTTGACAAAGGGGAAATTGTTCAGCAGGCAGTGGGCCTTCCACAACCTGTTGGAAAAATGAGGGAAAAACCGGCAGAAGTAAAACAGGTACTACTTCCGATACTTTTAGGACAGCTGAATGTTCAGGGAGCCTTTGATCTCATTAGTGGAAAAGCAAGAAGACAAAAACGTCAATACAGATATGACGATCTGCAGGACAATATTTTATGGGTGAGAAAGAGAGTGGATGATGATTATTTTACTAATGCAGGGATTCCTGCGGAAAGAATCTCGGAATTTATAGAGTTTTCTTTTGTTATCAAACCACAGGCCCGAACTTATGTAAAAGCAAGGAATCTCTCGGGGGTGTTGCTGAGATTAGAAGAAACTATGCCGGCATTTTTGGAACGATTAAAAAAGGATTGAACGATTTGTTAAAGAAATCTTAAAATTACGGAATAGAAATTGATGTATCCGTTCATAAGAAAATTTAAATTTAAATGACCAATCAATCAAATTCACAAAATTTTATGAACAGAAATATCATAGTAATGGCTATTGCAGCCATTGGTTTTGTTCTTGGACTGGGACTACTGGGAAATGCTATTAAAAACAGAAATAAATCTGAAAATACAATCTCTGTAACTGGATTGGGAACAAAGCAATTTACATCAGACCTTATTACATGGTCCGGAAGTTTCTCAAAAAATAATTTTGACTTAAAACTTGCTTACGACGGGTTGCTTGCCGATAAAAAAGTGATCAATGATTATCTGATTTCAAAAGGAATAAAGCAAAATGAAATTATTTATTCCTCAGTAGACATTCAGAAACAATTTCGTAATTATAATGATGCCAATGGAAATAGTGTCCAGGGAGAATTTTCAGGATATAATCTAACGCAGACTGTTTCTATAGAAAGTAAGGAAGTGGCTAAGATCGAAAGCCTTTCAAGAAATATTACAGAGATTATCAATCGGGGAATAGAATTTACATCCTCTTCGCCATCTTATTTTTATACAAAGCTAACTGCTGTAAAGCAGGAAATGATCGCTACCGCTACAAAAGATGCCAGAGAACGCGCGGAAAAAATTGCGGAAAACTCAGGAAGTGGTCTTGGAAGTTTAAAAAAGGCAACCATGGGAGTTATCCAGATCACTGCACCTAATTCAAATGAAGATTATTCTTATGGTGGGGCTTTTAACACAACCTCTAAAGAGAAAGTGGCAAGTATCACGATAAAACTGGAGTATGAAGTGAATTAATGGGAACTGTATTAAACTTATTGACCATTTAAAGTTCCAAAATGTACGATAAATTTAAAGCCGGCAGATTGTGCTGGCTTTTTATATTTTAATGATAAACAACATCATAAATTTCTTCTTTTATCTTTTTAAGATCTGCAGGAGAATAATTTGCCAGCAACCATAAGTCTAAGGGCTGCTTACCTTCCCCGTAACTTGGCTGTACATACATTTCTTCTATTAATGAGAATCCGTTTTTCTGGTAAAAAGAATATCGTCTCTGAGCATCTTCCCCAATATGGGCTGGTTCAATTTCAAGAATAATCCTTGGATAATTTTTGAATAAGTATCCTGTAATATGAGAACCTAGTTTCTGGCTTCTGAACTCTGCAAAAACCTCAAAATGTTCTACGAAAATGTAATCGCTTAATTCCCAGAGAATAAGATATCCAATCGCTTTAGATTCGTGCAATACAGAAATAACCTTCACATGAGGATTGCTGAATAACTTCACAAACTGATCCCAGTCTCTTCTTTCATCCTCCGGAAAGGTTGTGGAGTAGGAGTGATAAATATCTTTTATTTTGTAGTCTTCCGGTGAAGTTATAGGTAAAAATTCCATAATTATAAATCAAAAACACTTGGTCTCCTTGTGATGAAAATATCTTTAATCCAAAGCGTAAACGCTAATCCCAGATAGATAAGAAAAAAGAAACCCGCCGTGGCGAAAGTTGAGTAAATGAAGAATACCCGAAGTTTAGAAACAGGAATCCCAAGTTTAGCGCCCATTCTTGTAAGAACACCAAACCATTCTCTTTCCATTTTGTGACGGATATTATCAAGCATCTAAGAATCTTTTAAAAGTTTAAATCCAATACTGCAATTTAAGCAATTTTTTTCTTCACAGGAATTTTTAAAATGATAAATGAGGCTTTGGGTTTCTAAGGAACTGGTAATTTTCATGTTCAGATTTTTCCAGGACTTAATAATAGTATTCTTTTCCGGAGCTATTTCCGTATAAAATTTCAATATATCGTCTGTAATTTCTTCATGATGATATTTATGATAAGTGTATTTTAATGGCAGAATCGTATTTAATATAATCAGCTCAATAAAGTCATTACTTAATGTTTTAACCTTATTAACTGAGGAAATTTTCCCAAATTTAAAATGGGTATTCCAGTAGCCGGACGCCTGTACGTTCTTAAAAATATCAAACAAGTCCTTACTATTTTTTGAATGTATGACTTTAGAAAATAAATTTTGATGCCGGTGATAAAGATCGGCTAGTTGTGAAAGTCTGATGGTAGGAAAATTAGGAGGTCTTAACCTTAAAAATTTAGGTGGAAACCTCATGTCCAGGATTCGGTATTTTACCTTTATGAACTGAAATTCCCGTTTCCAGATTTCCATTTGTTCGTCTTCCGTGTCCTCAAGCCACCCCGAAATCCCAAAGAATAAGGCTTCAAGATGTGTTGGGTTTTGCCTGATTTTATTGATGACACTGTAATCAATACTTTCAGCAATTTGTCTGAATATATAGGCATTTACTTTTAGTCCGAAAGAATAGGCAAGACTATGAAAGAGGATAGCTTCGAAATTGTTTTTTGACTGTTGTAAAGCATGTTCCAGTTCCTCTGATTTTTCATTTAGTTTTCTTAAAACATTTTCTTCGTGGAAATGAAGAGGAATATTACGCTGATCAAAAATACTTTCGCAGGGAATAAAATGATTTTCTTTGATGAGTTTCTCATATTTCCACAGAATATTTTCATCAATATAATTCTTCAGTTCAAGAGTAGGAATTTTTTTATTATTAAATTCTTCAATCTCAATATCATTTTGAAAAACAACATGAAGAATAATATTTTGATAGTTGGGATCCCCGGAATGATTATGGAAGATCCAGTCTGAAGACTTTACATGAAGCTCTATGTTTCCACTCAGGATGAGGTTATTGATTTTAATGGAAGCCAGAAGAAAATCAGGCCCGGCATTGGTATTCCATTTCCCGAAATGTATGATCTCAACGGAATTTCCTTCAATATCCTTGAAGTCAAAATTTTTGAAAACTTTAAAGTTCCAAAGATATTGAAGTAATTTTTCCGTCATGAGTGTGTCACAAATATAATAGATCTATTATACTTTTGACAACTCGTTTTTAAAATTTTCTATGGTTGTTTTGTACATTTCTTCATATATAGGAAGAACGTTTTTCAAATCGAATTTTATCGCCTGTTCTTTCGCATTTATCTTCATTTTGGCTAAAAGTTCATCATTGCTCAATAACTTGATCGTATAGTTGCTCATAGCTTCTACATTTCCGATTTCAGCTAAGAATCCTGTTTCTCCCTGGACATTTACTTCAGGAATTCCTCCTGCGTTGGAACTGATCACCGGAGTATACGCTGCCATGGCTTCCAATGCAGCCAATCCAAAACTTTCCTGTTCTGATGGTAATAAGAAAACGTCAGAAAGCTGAAGAATTCTATACAGGTCATTTACCTTTCCAAG
The sequence above is drawn from the Chryseobacterium daecheongense genome and encodes:
- a CDS encoding UvrD-helicase domain-containing protein, producing the protein MQNSYTVINASAGSGKTYALVQRLLMICLRYPNQQHAIRNILALTFTNKAANEMKERILSWLGAFSASNFADNNDLKNIQKVFEEEGLKITIDELHIRSKKLLDYILHNYSTLNIGTIDRFNSRLVRSFSYELGLAKNFNLEIEAEPFLIEAVDKMLDQIGENDAISNSFMDYVDYSLENNERINLNKNLYDSAKEFVKDIHYEQLKSNTNFDDSNYENIKNTIRKEIVFNKKRAVEIATKSIDLFKSRNIDVEDFAQGKNGIGGFFTKVLDFYHQKRPGFPFPTTQEDSVVNNYRKGAASKSKSKEPEILETLDELLENRMQLILLYIETQKKEKILSALLPLKVNKDIQDELKKIEEENDLVLLSKFNILINENLKNEPSAFIYEKVGSQFQHYFFDEFQDTSELQWQNFVPLRDHSVSTENTTFTLVGDPKQSIYRFRGGESKLMLDIINKKEISPKQAELLVLKDNWRSAKNIVRFNNELYQFHALNLEEEHKNIFGTDAEQNPKSEIDGRVKVNLIENLTNEDFYNDTSERMQKDIQDCLDNGFRFADITILCRGNFDIFSYSQKLGNLKVRYKGEETNIKTISDKGLTLELSNTIKAVIEFLKWETNPKNKTNLIMMMYYLNKLGKVNMPDFTLSMKEILDIESHDDILQFIQNKYALRLKQDHFPRFNLYNFVEYYINEFSFDNKETDFLLNFLEMLFNFTQNAGASTKEFLKYWDEEASTYTIQASENIDAIQIMTIHKAKGLEFPVVFIPMMNKNRDAEFSNWFETNSNEALKSVNINQFSKSLEVYDEEIEKFNKKNSYKNLIDRLCLQYVATTRPVEQLFFYIQKQNKTSNNLEILEFIQGKNTEQSDEFDLYEVHPEMLKKNSKAKTSSFRTKDIRNLKNINEKNTSVKIATPSKNYQVRNEKVRIGLFVHELLSKINTKKDIQKVLESYLLEGQITVTEKNEIEETLQEIVTTHAEFFDERWEVINEKDIMISERGESRIYRPDRILKNGEDYIIVDFKTGEVTEKNDRQIETYKSVLESLGRKVIKTQLIYL
- a CDS encoding carboxypeptidase-like regulatory domain-containing protein → MIKNTLYIVPCFAFAHFYSQQKISGRVADENNNALASVLIYNISNNTKTQSDSSGQFIIEAKENEEIRFLKQDYYRVDKKINKENINLPLDIKLLKIETLIPEVEIPYKPTGNLEKDSKHYDQARKTLVLKSEMDAYMRSPLKEPLPENKIPKTFSGHDFNVGQVDMVKLFLTGIGLVKKASQPKVTKPDYYETQNFINRLKLEINLDFLVEKGMNEEQIDEFLVYANDKRYLAKKYRKTFNKSVIESELRIAFIEYDKTHVIKN
- a CDS encoding carboxypeptidase-like regulatory domain-containing protein, which translates into the protein MKNIILFIVLFIYGIAYSQQIVTGKITDDNDINLGSVTVINLSTDKKVYSNSSGEFSIEASKNDELRFVRPGYERISKRVFADGVDSQLFITMIKIPEEIEEVEVKKLSGDLAKDSRSVAKVDKGEIVQQAVGLPQPVGKMREKPAEVKQVLLPILLGQLNVQGAFDLISGKARRQKRQYRYDDLQDNILWVRKRVDDDYFTNAGIPAERISEFIEFSFVIKPQARTYVKARNLSGVLLRLEETMPAFLERLKKD
- a CDS encoding SIMPL domain-containing protein (The SIMPL domain is named for its presence in mouse protein SIMPL (signalling molecule that associates with mouse pelle-like kinase). Bacterial member BP26, from Brucella, was shown to assemble into a channel-like structure, while YggE from E. coli has been associated with resistance to oxidative stress.); this encodes MNRNIIVMAIAAIGFVLGLGLLGNAIKNRNKSENTISVTGLGTKQFTSDLITWSGSFSKNNFDLKLAYDGLLADKKVINDYLISKGIKQNEIIYSSVDIQKQFRNYNDANGNSVQGEFSGYNLTQTVSIESKEVAKIESLSRNITEIINRGIEFTSSSPSYFYTKLTAVKQEMIATATKDARERAEKIAENSGSGLGSLKKATMGVIQITAPNSNEDYSYGGAFNTTSKEKVASITIKLEYEVN
- a CDS encoding GNAT family N-acetyltransferase, translating into MEFLPITSPEDYKIKDIYHSYSTTFPEDERRDWDQFVKLFSNPHVKVISVLHESKAIGYLILWELSDYIFVEHFEVFAEFRSQKLGSHITGYLFKNYPRIILEIEPAHIGEDAQRRYSFYQKNGFSLIEEMYVQPSYGEGKQPLDLWLLANYSPADLKKIKEEIYDVVYH
- a CDS encoding PspC family transcriptional regulator codes for the protein MLDNIRHKMEREWFGVLTRMGAKLGIPVSKLRVFFIYSTFATAGFFFLIYLGLAFTLWIKDIFITRRPSVFDL
- a CDS encoding DUF2851 family protein; its protein translation is MTEKLLQYLWNFKVFKNFDFKDIEGNSVEIIHFGKWNTNAGPDFLLASIKINNLILSGNIELHVKSSDWIFHNHSGDPNYQNIILHVVFQNDIEIEEFNNKKIPTLELKNYIDENILWKYEKLIKENHFIPCESIFDQRNIPLHFHEENVLRKLNEKSEELEHALQQSKNNFEAILFHSLAYSFGLKVNAYIFRQIAESIDYSVINKIRQNPTHLEALFFGISGWLEDTEDEQMEIWKREFQFIKVKYRILDMRFPPKFLRLRPPNFPTIRLSQLADLYHRHQNLFSKVIHSKNSKDLFDIFKNVQASGYWNTHFKFGKISSVNKVKTLSNDFIELIILNTILPLKYTYHKYHHEEITDDILKFYTEIAPEKNTIIKSWKNLNMKITSSLETQSLIYHFKNSCEEKNCLNCSIGFKLLKDS